In Janthinobacterium agaricidamnosum NBRC 102515 = DSM 9628, the DNA window CACCAGCGCAGCGACGAACTGGGTACGCTGATCGACAGTTTCAACGACATGCTGGCGCAGATCGACAGCCGCGACGCGACGCTGGCGCATTATCGCGGGCAACTCGAACGCCAGGTCAGCGTGCGTACCGAGCAACTGGAAAAAGCCAAGAACGCGGCGGAATCGGCCAGCCAGGCCAAGAGCGCGTTCCTGGCGACGATGAGCCATGAAATCCGCACGCCGATGAATGGCGTGCTGGGCATGACCGAGCTGCTGCTGGCCAGCCAGCTGACCGAGCAGCAGCGCCACTACACCAGCATGGTCAAGCGCTCCGGCGAGAACTTGCTGGTGATCATCAACGACATCCTCGATTTTTCGAAGATCGAAGCGGGTAAGTTGACGGTGGAATACATCCGCCTCAATTTCCGCGAATTGCTCGACGATATAGACCACGTCTTTTCGCCGCAAGCGAACGCCAAGAATATCCGCCTGGAATTCGATATCGCCAACGATATCCCGATCGCCATCAGCGGCGACCCGAACCGCCTGCGCCAGGTGATCGTCAACCTGCTCGGCAACGCCATCAAATTCACCGAGAGCGGCAAGATCACCGTCAAGGTGCAAGTGGCCGGCGAAGATGCGCAAACCGTCAGCCTGCGCTTCGAAGTGCACGACACCGGCATCGGCGTATCGAGCGAAGCGCAAACCCGGATCTTCGAATCGTTTTCGCAGGCCGACGGTTCGACCACCCGCAAACATGGCGGCACGGGGCTGGGACTGGCCATTTCCAAGCAGCTGGTGGAATTGATGGGCGGGAAAATCGGCGTTGACAATGCTCTAACGCAAGGCTCGATCTTCTGGTTCGAAGTAAATTTCGATAAGCGGCGCATCGCTTTCGACGATGCCTCGTTCAACCCCAAAACCACCCAGGGAATCCGCGCTTTGATCGTCGACCAAACGCCAGGTACGCGCGAAGTGCTGGAGGGCCAGCTGGCCAGTTGGCATATCGCCAGCGACAGCGCCGTTTCAGCCACCGACGGCTTGCAAAAACTGTATGCGGCGGCCCAGCGCGGCCAGCCCTACGATGTCGCCCTGCTCGACATGGAATTGCCGCGTACCAGCGGCCTGGCGCTGGCCGCCACCATCAAGGCCGACCCGCTGATCGCCGACATCAAATTGCTGCTGCTCAGTACCGACCGGGGCGCCGCCGACACGGTGCAGCGGCGCGAAGCCGGCGTGGCCTTCCAGCTGATCAAGCCGGCGCGCGAGTGCGACTTGTTCGATTGCATTGTCACGCCGATGCGCGCCAGCGAAGGCATGCGTATCAGCACGCCGCACCTGCCACGGCCGGCATCCAGCCGCAAGCGCAGGAAAGTCTTGCTGGCGGAAGACAATCCGGTGAATATCGAAGTGGCCATCGCCATGCTCGACGGCCTGGGCCTGGAAGTGGTCTGCGCCCACAATGGCGAACAGGCGCTGAACGCGGCCCGGCGCGACGATTTCGACTTGATCCTGATGGATTGCCAGATGCCGGTGATGGACGGTTTTGCCGCCACCGCCGAAATCCGCCGCCACGAACAGCAATGCGGCCATGCGCGCCTGCTGCCGATCGTCGCGATCACCGCCAACGCCTTGCAGGGCGACCGCGAAGCGTGCCTGGCGGCCGGCATGGACG includes these proteins:
- a CDS encoding response regulator; this encodes MFNFDRSSISQKLTMISVLSTGSALLLVFIAFAATSVLSHKEDEGKQLLSLAGVIGTNSVTSLLFADKKQAEQTLAALGVKDEITQAALFDRDGKPFARYVALIADEKPEQLPGLSALRLAEIGAQPVTETSGPFWAPEIRLYRPIRNNQEIIGTVMIEADLIHMWLGILRHLGAISGATLFSFLLALFLAARFKGVIAEPITKLINAAQKVSSSQTYTHRILHQRSDELGTLIDSFNDMLAQIDSRDATLAHYRGQLERQVSVRTEQLEKAKNAAESASQAKSAFLATMSHEIRTPMNGVLGMTELLLASQLTEQQRHYTSMVKRSGENLLVIINDILDFSKIEAGKLTVEYIRLNFRELLDDIDHVFSPQANAKNIRLEFDIANDIPIAISGDPNRLRQVIVNLLGNAIKFTESGKITVKVQVAGEDAQTVSLRFEVHDTGIGVSSEAQTRIFESFSQADGSTTRKHGGTGLGLAISKQLVELMGGKIGVDNALTQGSIFWFEVNFDKRRIAFDDASFNPKTTQGIRALIVDQTPGTREVLEGQLASWHIASDSAVSATDGLQKLYAAAQRGQPYDVALLDMELPRTSGLALAATIKADPLIADIKLLLLSTDRGAADTVQRREAGVAFQLIKPARECDLFDCIVTPMRASEGMRISTPHLPRPASSRKRRKVLLAEDNPVNIEVAIAMLDGLGLEVVCAHNGEQALNAARRDDFDLILMDCQMPVMDGFAATAEIRRHEQQCGHARLLPIVAITANALQGDREACLAAGMDDYLSKPFTQQELGHTIARWITLPRAATVHHDELPPRPAPATPAPVAAPAPMQLAARKPAAAHNINRHALDNIRALSSTGGDALLERVIHAFVDDTPQQFLTLRAAIDSRNTGNLRKAAHSLKSSSANVGADTLAQLCKDMETLGRNDSTEGAAGLLSEMEQEFHAVRLTLSAILEKEI